From Hippea alviniae EP5-r, one genomic window encodes:
- the fliM gene encoding flagellar motor switch protein FliM, producing the protein MPEILSQEEIDALLNSLDKEELVEEEPEEVVEEILEPKKVSLYDFKRPDKVSKEQIRAIKNLHDKFSRNFSSRLSAFLRSIVEIEVVSVDQMTYAEFVLSLSNNVSFNVISLAPLDGNGVFSLEPDIGFALVDRLLGGTGEAVNLNRPFTDIEQSILLDVVKQAMGEMKSAWEPIMDISFEVVGQESSPNVVQIVAPSEIVVLVVFEVKLGESSGIINWCLPVIVLEPVLNKIGTHDILARSKKATEDRTEDIARALETVMVYLDFRLGSKIMKMKDFLELKEGDLLVLSTKVEDDLPVYMNGVEKFRVKLGKKGVNKAVKIKEILTLD; encoded by the coding sequence ATGCCAGAGATTCTATCTCAGGAAGAGATAGATGCGCTGCTTAATAGCCTTGATAAAGAAGAGCTTGTAGAAGAAGAGCCCGAAGAAGTCGTTGAAGAGATATTAGAACCCAAAAAGGTATCTCTTTACGACTTCAAGCGTCCTGATAAGGTTTCAAAAGAACAGATAAGGGCAATAAAGAACCTTCACGATAAATTTTCACGCAACTTCTCGAGTCGTCTTTCTGCTTTTTTGAGATCCATCGTTGAGATAGAAGTTGTCAGTGTTGACCAGATGACATATGCAGAGTTTGTTTTATCTTTGTCGAACAATGTCAGTTTTAATGTTATAAGCCTTGCGCCTTTGGATGGAAATGGCGTTTTCTCTTTGGAGCCTGACATAGGTTTTGCCCTTGTTGATAGATTACTTGGTGGAACGGGTGAAGCTGTTAATCTAAATAGGCCCTTTACCGATATAGAGCAGAGTATTCTGCTTGATGTGGTAAAACAGGCGATGGGTGAGATGAAGTCGGCGTGGGAGCCGATAATGGATATAAGCTTTGAAGTTGTAGGGCAGGAGTCCAGCCCAAATGTTGTCCAGATTGTTGCTCCATCTGAAATTGTTGTTTTGGTTGTATTTGAAGTTAAGCTTGGTGAGTCAAGCGGAATCATAAACTGGTGTCTGCCTGTTATTGTGCTTGAGCCTGTCTTGAATAAAATAGGCACGCATGATATACTTGCCCGTTCAAAGAAGGCGACAGAAGACAGAACGGAAGATATAGCAAGGGCGCTCGAGACGGTTATGGTGTATCTTGATTTTAGGCTTGGTTCAAAGATTATGAAAATGAAGGATTTTTTGGAACTTAAAGAAGGTGATTTGCTCGTTTTAAGCACAAAGGTTGAAGATGACTTGCCTGTTTACATGAACGGCGTTGAAAAGTTTAGAGTGAAGCTTGGTAAAAAGGGTGTTAATAAAGCCGTTAAGATAAAAGAGATTTTAACCTTGGATTAA
- a CDS encoding protein-glutamate methylesterase/protein-glutamine glutaminase, which produces MESKVKVLVVDDSLISRKYLTRILEESGKIQVIDTAKDGQEAIEKIKALKPDVVTLDIEMPKLNGLEALKIIMKECPVPVVMVSSLTTDGAKETLEALRIGAIDYISKNDVLSFKSVAKEARQLLIEKILSAKDSRIKGRPILRRTIQIEKKEEEAPAPTRRKKLEKLNIKVVAIAASTGGPVALEKVFTDLPLLGVPVMIVQHMPKTFTGVFANSLSKVSKIKVKEAEDGEELKPNQGYLAPGGMQMTAKKSGSRYVVGVSSEPKTIYTPNADVMFKSVAETFGDKALCVIMTGMGDDGFKGLQEVKKAGGTIIAQDKDSCVVWGMPRKPTQMGLADFVVPLDEIASTISKLVLGR; this is translated from the coding sequence ATGGAATCCAAAGTAAAAGTTTTAGTTGTTGATGATTCTTTAATCTCAAGAAAATATCTTACAAGAATATTAGAAGAATCTGGAAAAATTCAGGTAATAGATACTGCCAAAGATGGACAGGAAGCCATAGAGAAGATAAAGGCGTTGAAACCTGATGTTGTTACACTCGATATAGAGATGCCAAAACTCAACGGGCTTGAAGCATTGAAAATAATAATGAAAGAGTGTCCTGTGCCCGTTGTAATGGTTTCAAGTTTAACTACAGATGGAGCAAAAGAGACACTTGAAGCTTTAAGAATAGGCGCAATTGATTATATCTCTAAAAACGATGTTTTGTCGTTTAAGAGTGTTGCAAAAGAAGCAAGGCAGCTTTTGATTGAGAAGATTCTTTCTGCCAAAGATTCAAGAATAAAGGGAAGACCTATATTAAGGAGAACTATTCAGATAGAAAAAAAGGAAGAAGAAGCACCTGCTCCAACAAGAAGAAAAAAACTTGAGAAGTTAAATATAAAGGTTGTTGCAATAGCTGCATCAACAGGCGGACCTGTAGCTTTGGAGAAGGTATTTACAGATTTGCCACTGCTTGGTGTGCCTGTGATGATTGTTCAGCACATGCCAAAGACATTTACTGGCGTTTTTGCCAACTCTTTGAGTAAAGTTTCAAAAATAAAGGTTAAAGAAGCTGAAGATGGTGAAGAGCTAAAACCCAATCAAGGGTATCTTGCACCCGGCGGCATGCAGATGACGGCTAAAAAGAGTGGTTCTCGTTATGTTGTGGGTGTAAGCAGTGAGCCTAAAACTATCTATACACCCAATGCTGATGTTATGTTTAAGTCTGTTGCAGAGACATTTGGCGATAAAGCCTTGTGCGTAATAATGACCGGAATGGGTGATGATGGTTTTAAAGGGCTGCAGGAAGTTAAAAAAGCCGGCGGAACGATAATTGCTCAGGATAAGGATAGCTGCGTTGTTTGGGGAATGCCCAGAAAACCAACCCAGATGGGTCTTGCAGATTTTGTTGTGCCGCTTGATGAGATAGCTTCAACCATCTCAAAGCTGGTTCTTGGTAGGTAA
- a CDS encoding aconitate hydratase, producing MGLTVAQKILKEHLVDGDLFSGDEIGIKIDQTLTQDATGTMADLQFEQMGVDRVKTEISVSYIDHKTIQMGFEDADDHTYLQTFAKKYGLYLSKAGNGICHQVHIERIGRPGATLLGSDSHTPTGGGIGMIAIGAGGLDVASAMAGMPFYLPRPKILGVKLTGKLRPWVTAKDVILKLLQILSTKGNVGWIVEYFGEGVKTLTVPERGTITNMGAELGVTTSVFPSDEQTKRFLEAQGRGDQWIPLEADPDANYDRIIEINLSELEPMIAQPHNPDNVVTVREIEGTPVDQVMIGSCTNSSYKDGKTVAEIVKGRTVNPNVSCGYAPGSKQVLRMLADEGELSHIIAAGFRILESACGFCIGAGQAPRNNAISIRTNNRNFYGRSGTVTAKIYLVSPETAAACALTGVITDPRDLETKFGIKYPNIDIPEKFTIDDSMLLPPAPPEEAKTIQLYKGPNIVDPPSGEPMPKDLEAEVAGKFGDKITTDDIMPAGDLLKYRSNVPKYAQYVFVKRDPEFASRCLENKKKGLYNVIVGGDNYGQGSSREHAALCPMYLGVKAVIAKAIERIHRANLINFGIIPLTFKNAEDYDKIDKGDKIKISGIRKALIDGTGEVVLHNETKGIDIPLEYHLTERERKIILAGGKMRLAKDFAGKSFNEITFTE from the coding sequence ATGGGTTTAACCGTTGCACAAAAAATCTTGAAGGAGCACCTGGTAGATGGCGATCTCTTCTCGGGTGATGAGATTGGTATTAAGATTGACCAGACATTGACACAGGACGCCACAGGAACAATGGCAGACTTGCAGTTCGAACAGATGGGCGTTGACAGGGTAAAAACGGAAATCTCCGTAAGCTACATCGACCACAAAACCATTCAGATGGGCTTTGAAGATGCAGATGACCACACATACCTGCAGACATTCGCCAAAAAATACGGTCTGTATCTGTCCAAAGCAGGAAACGGTATCTGCCACCAGGTTCACATCGAAAGAATTGGAAGACCTGGTGCAACACTGCTTGGTTCTGACTCCCACACACCAACGGGTGGCGGTATAGGTATGATAGCCATCGGCGCTGGTGGTTTGGATGTTGCAAGCGCAATGGCAGGAATGCCATTCTATTTGCCAAGACCAAAAATTTTGGGTGTAAAACTAACAGGCAAATTGAGACCTTGGGTAACGGCTAAGGATGTCATCTTGAAACTGCTTCAGATTCTTTCAACAAAAGGCAATGTTGGTTGGATTGTTGAATACTTTGGCGAAGGTGTAAAAACCTTAACAGTTCCAGAAAGAGGAACAATCACCAACATGGGAGCAGAGCTTGGTGTTACAACAAGTGTATTCCCATCTGACGAACAGACAAAAAGATTCTTAGAAGCCCAAGGCAGAGGAGACCAGTGGATTCCTTTGGAAGCAGATCCAGATGCAAATTACGACAGAATTATAGAGATAAATCTGAGTGAGCTTGAGCCAATGATAGCTCAGCCACACAACCCAGACAATGTTGTAACAGTAAGAGAGATTGAAGGCACACCAGTTGATCAGGTTATGATTGGAAGCTGCACCAACTCTTCATACAAAGATGGTAAAACTGTTGCAGAGATAGTAAAGGGCAGAACAGTCAATCCAAATGTAAGCTGCGGTTATGCACCAGGCTCTAAGCAGGTTTTAAGAATGCTTGCTGATGAAGGCGAACTCTCTCACATCATAGCAGCAGGATTCAGAATTCTTGAGTCTGCGTGCGGTTTCTGTATAGGTGCTGGTCAGGCTCCAAGAAACAATGCAATCTCAATCAGAACAAACAACAGAAACTTCTATGGAAGAAGTGGAACAGTTACAGCTAAAATTTATCTTGTAAGCCCAGAGACTGCAGCAGCTTGCGCTTTGACAGGCGTAATCACAGACCCAAGAGACCTTGAGACAAAATTCGGCATAAAATATCCAAATATAGACATACCTGAAAAATTCACTATCGACGACAGTATGCTCTTACCACCTGCTCCACCAGAAGAAGCAAAAACAATCCAGCTCTACAAAGGTCCAAACATTGTTGACCCACCATCTGGTGAACCTATGCCAAAGGATTTAGAAGCAGAAGTTGCCGGTAAGTTTGGTGATAAGATAACAACAGACGACATTATGCCAGCTGGTGATCTTCTCAAATATAGGTCCAATGTTCCAAAGTATGCTCAGTATGTATTCGTAAAGAGAGACCCAGAGTTTGCAAGCAGATGCTTGGAGAACAAGAAGAAGGGTCTTTACAATGTAATCGTAGGTGGCGACAACTATGGTCAGGGTTCATCAAGAGAGCATGCAGCATTGTGCCCAATGTATCTTGGCGTAAAAGCAGTTATAGCTAAGGCTATCGAAAGAATCCACAGAGCCAACCTGATTAACTTCGGTATCATTCCATTAACATTCAAGAATGCTGAAGACTACGACAAGATTGATAAGGGTGATAAGATAAAGATAAGCGGCATAAGAAAAGCTCTTATCGACGGCACTGGCGAAGTTGTTCTCCACAACGAGACAAAAGGCATTGACATTCCACTTGAGTATCACCTAACAGAAAGAGAGAGAAAGATAATACTCGCTGGCGGCAAGATGAGACTCGCAAAAGATTTCGCAGGCAAATCCTTCAACGAAATCACATTTACAGAGTAA